tggccaaaaaagtaaaatgtatgCTGAGAGCGTAATTACGGTAGTTTAAGTGGATTTGAAGTGGGTCACCTAAGGGGATTTGCAGTAGTCCAGTTAAGGGGTTTCCAGTGGTTTCGAtaaggggatttgaagtggtCCTACTAAGGGGATTTGCAGTGGTCCAGCTAAGGGGATTTGAAGCGGTCACGCAAAGGGGTTTTAAACgtctacaatatgtaaatgaggACACCAGTGGATTTGAAGTGGTATCATGAGGGGGATTTGAAGGGGTCTCACTAAGGGAATTTGAAGCGTCTAAAATTCCAAGTGGTGCTTAATAAGAGCTATTTCATGAAAATCATCTTTGGTAACTTCTGgcttaaaagaaagaaaaaaaacctgctGTAACAATCTCTAAGCAAACCCGCAGTCTAGGGGTTTGTGAAAGATGTTTTACTGGAATAActcttatttctgaaaaataacaaatgtgACAATTAAACAATAGTGTAATGTATTTCATATAGATTCTTACTCTACCGTTTCGTTTTATAGTTTTTTCATACAGGTTTTGAATCGATATAAGGCGTTTGTAAAAAGACAGCACAATAACAGCACCATACTTTGGGCTATTTCGTGCTTTACTTGTGTATCAATGAGTGCACATTGATCTGTAACTCATTAAAACGTGAAATGTACATCGGTATTCAACCATGAAAGTTGCACCAGTTTGTATTTTTGAAGTGTGGCTTAAcgttcaaataaaaaaaacaatcgATAGAAATGAGAACAAGTACAGCCTACActgtatgaatatttaaaactaaattCAAGCTTACATGTTTCATACTGCTTCGTGATACGACGAGATGGTATATTCAAGTACAATTATTATATTGACACTTACGTACTGAAATTATTGATTATTTGATAGTATATATGCTCGCACTAGTCTAAGATTGATAACATTCGGTGTTGTCATTTTTAAACATGACTCTCGAGATCTGTCAATTTCGCTTTCCgctttgaaaacattttcatgcTGCAGGCTTCAAAATCAAtagatacaattatatattatttttctttatatactaacacattttattcaataaaacgttATACATAACAAtgaattttctttcataaacgGTTTTTTCCTCCATATTTCATACTTAAATGCTTACATCAGTATATTATCACTTAACAAAAGATATATGCATCATGTATACCATTTCTCATatcaatttaaattaaaatatgacTGATTGTTCTCTCTAATTATCATCGATGAAgcaattatttattctttttaattaaaatcaaatactaGACTAGCTCATAGCAAAATATAACTTTTGGGAATTTCTGTCGAAGTGACTTTTTCATTGTTCTCTCTATCTAATTTCGATAAAACTAGTAGTTATTCTGTTTAAATAAAATCCAATATACTAGCTCATCACATTATTTGTACAAAGCGTTGCAAATATCACTATTGAGAAATACTGCCCAAGTGACTAGTGTTTCTCAAATGGATTGATGACGtacaaaattattaaatcatttttccAGAGTGAATATAATTTTCACAATGAAACCCTGAATCTGAATGACAATAGATATACCACACTTTTCATTAGTTCTATCAATATTGAAAAGTAATTAAAAGATCTAGGTTAATTAGTAGTCATAACGCCGCTATCAACAATCTAAGACCTGTGTTCATTCATGGCTTCAATGATTTACGGTTCGGCGAGAACTTGGTCTCGGGAAATGTTTGTGGTATATACTGAATATATTTAAAGTATCAATCGATCTGGCATAAACAACGACAACATACTAGAAGGCGACACCTGTCGAGGATGATAGAAGATAATTTCAAAGAGGAGATTATTCTTGGTGTTAATCTCAAATGATGCAATCCTGAACGTTAGAAAATATGGTAATACTTTTCCTAATATACGAAATTAAAACGAGTTTGTCTATTCTACcgctgtgaccttaaatgaagatcaaaatcatttatttgaacaaccTTGATagtcctttatcccagcatTATTGGCAATTTTCTCTGAAAGATACGGTTTGTAAACAACGACGGCATAAAGTTCAAGATGTGTTACCATAGTAATAAAAGTTTATTAAATATAGATACaatgtttatctaatatttatacatatacagaGTTAACAACACCAACTGAAGAAACAACGACTGAAGCTATAACAACAACTACAGAAGAAATTACAACGACAATGGCGGCAAGTGAGACAACAACAGAAAATGAGacgacaacaacaacagcaagtGAGACAACAACAAAAGCAACAACAACCAATGTAGGACAAACAAGTACAGGTGAAATAACAACAGAAGAAATTACAACTACAGTAGATGGTGCTGACACATCTACAATAGAAACAACAACTTTAGAAACAACAGTTTCAGAATCAACAACAAATCCACACTCAACAACGACATTAGTGGAATCATCATCGTCATTTGCAACAGACTCAACAACCGGTGTATCAACGACGGCTCAAAGCGTCATTAATGTGACGGATATGATGTGTCAGTGTATGtgtgtaaatacatttattaataTGACGCAAGAGCAGTTGCAGGAGACACTTGAAGAGCTGAAAAAGGAGCTCACGGTTCCTAAAACGGAACTGTCATCATACAAGCGGAAGTTCATCAGTGCGCCGGACAGCCGACAGTCCGCAGCTAGTATCGGGTATGTTGGGGTATTAGTTATAGCCTTTGTATTTGGTTCAATAATAACATACGATAGTATATCTGTTTATCACTTCtttcaaaagaaaaacaatagTGTGACAAAGTTTAGTTGGGTTTTTAAGAATCGAGGGAGAAGTGGTCCAGTGAGATCATGATTcgtgtatacagtacatgtactagACAATTAGAAATAGCAACAGTGAAAAAACAACAgttatgtaattatattttattattgttaaaatatgttGTCGTAATGAAGTGCAACTTCAGTTCTTACCTACAAAACCTACCACATTAATGGCATGTACAATATCCATTTATCTCTAGTTGCAGTTCTTCTTTGTCATTTGATTACATTTTTGTGGGCTACCTTTCGTTTAACGATGCATTGTTCATTGTgtcaagtgaaaaaaaaatgtagtatGGTATATGCTATTAAACATTGTCCTCCTATTTTGTTATGTAATGCAGACAGTTGGACAATTGTATCACGTGCTTATCGGTGAAACCACATGTTCGATTTTAATCTTTATTGTACGCcgatatgtttgatatattttgtcaACAGATTCCACTTAGCACACTTAAATATGTATTCGTATTTTAACAATGATACACTGTATACTGTTAACTTTCAAGAAAAAgcttcaaagtttgttattttgACTTTATCTTTTGTCCGTATGTACTGTAAATTGGTTTCCTCATGGCGATGGTATATTGTGAGATTATCGTGTATATTCAATATACCGGAGCAGTTTTGCAAAACTCACTTCATAATGAACATTATGAAGATTATATGCAAAGCTCTGACATCTGTATAAACCATCTATtgtatttctttaaaaacaaaagataGTGCAATACTTATGCTtacattatttactcattttcGGGATATATGCTTTAATATTGTCGAAATTAGACAAATAATAACCGTTTATTTACAATAATGAAATCCATATAATGAAAAAGCCATTGCCATGGTGATCAGTTGAGATGTGTTCACGTAaacatttgtgacgtcataatggtcacatGTTGGATACCAGTTTTTTCATAGACTTCAATATTGGTATATATGGTTATCTTATTAGTATTTGTGACATACGAATgtcaatattactgtatacacTAAAACAATCAAACCAAAGTTAATCTGGTTATTAATGACATCCTAGACGTgcccattgtgacgtcactgatGTTGACATGGTAGCGTCAACTGaccaccgtcaaaatggctgttctaACTTTAAATCGTCATTGCGTAACGGTTTTCTTGGTCTAACCTCAAAATACCAAATCAACACCCCTAAATTAATACGTATATGACACATATGGTCACTATAGATGCTgataattgtacaaataattcagtaaaatatggttCATTTGGTCGTATTCTCCTGTGATGTATGAAATATAACATCTGTGTTGATACCCAAATGTGTTAAATAACTTGTGGTAAAATGTAatcaacttttattttattaaatgtatGCATTTAGAGTTTGGATGAATTCtgagaaagaaatatatttttcaataagcCATGCTTCGAGTTTcttgacaattttgataaaaattattatgGCAATGTGATAACTtttaaaacacagaaaaaaatgcaaaaaaaaaatgaagtatgtttgaGGCAAACGAAATTTGAGCGCAGATTCTCGCATCCCAATTGTTTAAGTCAAACAATCGTTATTGTCCATGCGTATTATCATTGATTATAGCATGTCAAATGCAATTGATTTAGCTCTGACGTGCCAGAAACACATGTGCTTAAATTACAAGTTACTGTTCCATTTGTGATCTGGTACgttaattttaatttatctaACAATGCATTTGTTCTGGATATTTGGCATAGTAATACATCAACATAAATCGGACATGTTAAATAGTTTATATACGTATTATGCCAATATAATTGaacaaatgttaatattttatcatatatctaatgtttcatttttatattatgttatttgaGACATGTGATGTACAGGCAATATTGATTCACCTACTGATTGATGTTTCTGATTAATTATGTATGATGAAActacatttgtaataggaaatacgTTGAGACAGTAACTTTAACAgttatatcataaaattatatCGTATAACTGAATATGTTGGCGGGTTATCATTTTCCTCGAATCGAGAAATATGTTTCatctattttaatttaattaaaattttacgaGCTAGCTAAAAGAATATCGATACTTTACTCTTTTCTGTGGGTGACAAGGGAAGgacatgtatttattattacGTTCACACACAATAGTATTGCGTTCGCACACAGAAGAATTGCGTTCACGCGCGATGGTATTTCGTTCGCATCGCACACAAAAGTATTGCGTTGACATGCGaatatattgtttgtatatcaatttcaTACGCAATAACTTCTTTTTCTAATTGTTCATGCCATTCCACCAATGCATTCCATCAATCGGGTAACGATATACTTTCTGGCTTTGAATGTGGACTTCGTTCTCTGTATTCTTAATGGGAAGACTTGTAAATGATCAGTTTTCTTTTACCTTAACGGCCTCCAGGTTTACCATGACAGCCCAGGCGTGAATATAACAACAACGATAGTATTGATTCACAATATCGAGGTTTACTTTCGTCTTTTCAGATCTaagaaaattgaatgaaaatgaaacaatcaCTAGAGACATCAGCTTCACAAAGGATGTTCTGATGGCAACTAGTATTTTGTACAGATACAGTAAAatccctataactcgaacagcagggaaCCAGATCGACATTTTAAGGAATACATGGTATTCAATTCATCTGAGGTTGGTCATGATCAATCATCAACTATCGAAAGGTCTAATCTGAAATTATGACAAATGATGCATgtcaatgatatttaaataccgTGATTTTCAGcgttatgaatatttataaaataggTTTTTGATAgcattatcaaattgaaaaaaaaatgaaataagaatgttatttttttttaatattaatctGAGTACGGTATATACAATATGCCATGTCTTCATTGTTTTTAGACATATTTCCGAATACATAAATTCACGATCAAGGGCTCTCACTGACAAATCATTCGCGTAATTTTTGCTACGAGTTCAAGCTCTCTCGCGATATTACGCCAATATTTGTATCTCGCAAATATATAGTGCTACACAGTTAAAGAGATTTCTACATTATACATTTAATTTACTTatctaaaaacaatatatatttggtCAATAGGGGTACGTTATGTTTAGATCATCGTTCCAcgattgttttgtattttggcATTGACATGTTTCGGATCATTCTCTTACTTTGATAATACGTCCAAGGTTAAagtcttataaaataatttttatataggTACGTGTATGTGGTCTTCATAAAGAGCATAGTGAATTTAGCTATCtatttataactatttgtttaaTCAAAAGTGCCAAGATTAACAACAGTGTGGAAACATTGGGTCAAGGCGATACTTTGTTATTCGAAGACGGAATGAAAGGTATTCAAATAAACCCAACGAACTTTGGAAAGACTTTATTGATATTTCGGAATAAAAATAGGAAGGGAAATGCTTCCTAAAGATAGGATAAGGCTATATCGTTTGTGTCCATTGAAACGAAAAGTAGGACTATTTCTTATCTATACCCGTTCTCTTTGAAGTTTAAATAAGTAAATCGataaacatttacttttgaatCGATAAATTTTCCCAGATTTTAATCAGAAGTACGGACTCAAGATTGTCTCAAGATTTTCTAAGAGCGTATTGTTAATGAAATGACCTTCGTAAACGTGCTAAGAACATTAATAGCGTTTGCAtacgaaaatatgaaaactcAATGGAACAGGAGAACAAATGATAGAAAGCATCGCAACAAATCGAAGAAAATTCAGTACTTAGTGCattgtaattttgaaatgtgTTGCAAACAGAAATGGCTGTAGATAATAGATGTGAAACAGAAGTACAGATAAAGTCCCTGACATACTAGTATACCActattcatatttatttagaTGTAGGATATATCGATTCTGGTATATTCATTCTTATAAAAACAATAGTAAATCAATCAATTTAGATAGAAATTTTACATTAGTTATGCATTTTGCCGCAAAGTGTTCACAAAATACGGTTTTATGCAGCTTTTATCCATAATGCTACACTGTGGCACCGTGAAAACAGACTATAACCTTGACTTGTCTTAGAAGACGTTTTCCTTTCTATCAGTGTCCCGAAATATCAATAAAGTTAAATTTCCCCAAAATCTTGGAGGttcatttaaatacatttaattcCGTTTTCAAATAACATAGCATCGCCTTGGTCCAATGTTTCCAAACTGTTGTTGGTACcatcaacaaaaaataataccggcacttttaataaatcaaatagatATAAAAGGGATCGCTTAATCAATTATGCTCCCCATGAAGACAATATCCCTATACAGCAATGGTTTGAAAGAATTTAAGCCTTAGACACTTTAATGTGTCCAAAAACGTCAATAGCGTAGAATTAGTAACATATCAAATAGAAAGTACAAGAAACGACTTCATTCCATGTTATGCCTATGTTGAACTGATACATATTTTCGCGAAAAGGAGGAGTGTCATTTGGTTCCAACGAAACaggacaaaataaaataaaattgccCCTCCTGGTTAACCCcccataactcacaagggactccgacctgaccttaatcatatgtcatatcatgatgtcctaaacCCCGGgactgtaaacaaaacataatgtTTATCGGTCATAGCtaccagagggcccaaattgacactcctccttcGCGAAACTGATCGAACGCAATTTTAAAGTTACGGGAATGCACGATTGTCAGAAAGACTTTATGTATTCGCAAATAGGCGTAAAATTACGAAGATGTGACATTCAACCccattcatttttcaatatacaCGTATACCAAGCGCGTAGGTACAATAGAATCCCATTCTTCCGTGCATCCACATAATTTTCTtgtttagaattaatactgattacaCTTTTACTAAAAATATCCGAGAACTGATCTTTTTGCCTGAATATCAAATAGTGCCATTGAGAATCCGTaaacatataaaatgttataatatacacatatatagaaTGTCAATTTAATTGTCGccatgatattattttttcaccTCTGATGATCTAACTTTatgtaaattacatttttaatgcAAAAATAGGTAAATTTGGTCTCAGAATACTAGGAAATCGCTAGAGAATGATGCGTGTGGTATTTTAATACGTTTTCATAATATGCACGGAAGATGGGTTCAGCAGGGAATACGATTTGCATCCACATTGTTTTACACCTGGCTACGCCCCTGAATACAAAGAGACGAGAATAAAACTGGATAATCTGGTGCAGACATCCgcggggttactatcactgtcgtgataTTCACCCTCGAACTATGTTgcagtaaaactgaaggcaatcCAAAAGGAAAGCTGACAAACCTAAAGCCTACAGATACTACCGTCGAAGATTACAGAGACCGAGATAAGTATCAACctataaaaaagaaaacttcACTTTAACCAACATCATATCTTTTATAGATATAGTCCAAATCATGACataagaaagataactcttagTAAATTATTTGACTACTCCACGGTTTGTGGCGCAccttaatgtatatatatatcgttaAGTTCCCCTTTGACATGATTCCAAGAGACATTATAAAGCCGTTTGTGttgattattgttatatatttccTTGTTGCCAATGTTGGGGTTTGAAATTATCCTGTAATAGTAGATAGACCTCATAGACAAATGCAATATCGGTTCACATCGTGTATCGTACGACTGAATCTAGGCCTGTATGGGTGTATTTCTTTCAACCATCGGATAGGAGTAACTAGCGATTAAGAGGTcaatttttctattaaaaaataGGGGGAGGGCGGGGGAGAGCAAATGACTCCCTAgtgattttatttaatatttaagaCTCCTCAattaagactctttcatatggggatataaaggatagggatattctactcgTGGGTCACAGAATGCAGTAATACACGTGACTTTGCCGAGTTTTACAACGTTTTGTAATCCTAGgggcaaaatatcactgttcttatatccacatatgaaagagtatgaTTCTCTCATACCTTAACGTTTTAccctgccattttgaaataagtttgaAGAAAACCGCGATTGCAATTCTACATACATGAAAACGGCGTGATATTGTCAATATAAATCCCGTTATTTGCATCTATTATAGTAAATCCTGCTTAGTGTCGgaaataaatatcaacattgaCGTCACCAGGCTGTATtgcatcaaggatttataagtgagaaggattcgtgtctgtctctttacattactaaacaccacgcgagacgcctatgaaccgggaataaaaaccgtttttctcaacaaatacttgtcttatcgagtcaaacgaaacaccattgtaaagtttattaaatttcacgacgtttataacttgctttaaagacggaatgtttaggggatatgtcttaaattttcgttaaaaaaaatcgacagctcatgaaatgacagcaccgcttcagaaagtaagacggtaaccctcgcacccgcaagctacatcaaaggctgcgccggcggatatcaaaggaaaatcagtcgtcgcccaacgtcacggtcagtgcacaaacacaaaagcgcctgccttggacttccccaaaacccagtgtgacttatccttctcatatacgtccttgattgCATGGATGGTCATGTGATACAGTCGCAGCCGACATAACACCAGCTAGTATCATATTCCTGGGTATGAgagaatataagactctttcatacgtaggtatgaaggataggaatatcCTAGTCGAGGGTCACATAATGTTGTGTtgttctctcatacctcgacgttttattgcaattctACAACTAtgattttctatcattttgaaataaacagTTCTCTATACAAGAAATATGCGtcaaatcccgttgtttgtatcttttaaggCAATTCCAGCCTACTTTCTGTTAagcattttaataaatatatagatcCCGGTTattaaaacaagagatcccagagggatcttggcgcccaccaaagaatgatctatatctgacaaaggaaaatggatcttttctctactttttaaactttttcaaacatactacatataaaatttgagacagatcgcttcagtaccttttgagaaatagcggtaacaaacttcaactatcgaaatccaagatgactccttggtggccatcttgttgatcaatcggtcccaaatcacaatatgcacaactaaggccctaggggaacctacatgtgaaatttgggaaagatccattcaatactttctgagaaatagcgataacaaactttgaatataaaaatccaagatggctgcctggcagcaattttgctgaccaatcggtcccaaatcacaatatgcacaactagggccctaggggaacctacatatgaattttaagacagatcccttcagtactttctgagaaatagcgataacaaactttgaataacaaaatccaagatggctgcctggcggccatcttgttaaccgatcggtcccaaaatgcaatatacacaactaggtccctagaggaacctacatatgaaatttgagacagatcccttcagtacaatCTGAAAAATAGCCATGACAAATttgaactatcaaaatccaagatggcggcctggcggccatcttgttcaccgtttggtccaaaaatgcaatatgcacaacaatggccctaggggaacctacatattaaatttgagaaagatcccttcagcactttttgaaaaatggggatatcaaaccttaactatcaaaatccaagatggccgcctggcggccatcttgtttttcctttcagcctcaaaatctgtatggcacaactagggaccaagggtaacctccatgtgaagtttgaacaaaatccctactgtagttctcaagaaatatcgataacaaacttcaactgccaaaatcaaagatggctgcctggcggccatcttgtttttccgatcagcctcaaaatctgtatggcacaactagggaccaagggtaacctccatgtgaagtttgaacaaaatccctactgtagttctcaagaaatatcgataacaaacttcaactgccaaaatcaaagatggctgcctggcggccatcttgttttcccGATCAGcttcaaaatctgtatggcacaactagggaccaagggtaacctccatgtgaagtttgaacaaaatcactactgtagttctcaagaaatatcgataacaaacttcaactgccaaaatcaaagatggctgcctggcggccatcttgtttttccgatcagcctcaaaatctgtatggcacaactagggaccaagggtaacctccatgtgaagtttgaacgaATTCCCTACTGTAGtactcaagaaatatcgataacaaacttcaactgccaaaatcaaagacggctgcctggcggccatcttgtttttccgatcagcctcaaaatctgtatggcacaactagggaccaagggtaacctccatgtgaagtttgaacaaaatcccttcagtagttctcaagaaatatcgataacaaacttcaactgccaaaatcaaagatggctgcctggcggctatcttgtttttccgatcagcctcaaaatctgtatggcacaaatatggaccaaggggaccctccatgtgaagtttgaacaaaacccttgcagcagtttttaagaaatagtgataacaagcattgtttacggacggacgacggacgcagggcgatttgaatagcccaccatctgatgatggtgggctaaaaatatgtCCGTTTTTTCTCTACCGTAGTTTTTACCCTTGAttctataaaacatatattatattataggttagaaattcgtgccaggtcccagTGTCCTGATcagccttcaatttcactataaTGTCAGTAATTGTAACCCCtaaagtatcgaggatgatcgaCACTGACGAATGATAAATACCATGTTGATACTTTGTTGTACTGGCATTGATGTAGGCTTTGTATTTTGACTGCCATGTTAATGGGTGTGTGTAAAATGTTG
The DNA window shown above is from Argopecten irradians isolate NY chromosome 8, Ai_NY, whole genome shotgun sequence and carries:
- the LOC138329855 gene encoding integumentary mucin A.1-like, whose amino-acid sequence is MAASETTTENETTTTTASETTTKATTTNVGQTSTGEITTEEITTTVDGADTSTIETTTLETTVSESTTNPHSTTTLVESSSSFATDSTTGVSTTAQSVINVTDMMCQCMCVNTFINMTQEQLQETLEELKKELTVPKTELSSYKRKFISAPDSRQSAASIGYVGVLVIAFVFGSIITYDSISVYHFFQKKNNSVTKFSWVFKNRGRSGPVRS